The window AGGCAAGGAAATCCATATTGTAACATTCATAAATTAAACAATTTGAAATTGCATAATTAAAGTATCCACCTATGTAATTCAAGATTTAACTCCCTTTCATTGTTAATACTGCTAATTTAAGGAAGGCAAAGAAAATGTATAACATGagaaataaaatttctcaattatATTTCACGTTATTCAAAGATGGGTTTGATTGTATCGAGAAAGTGATAGAGCTAGTAGAAACAAAACACCACAGACATACCAGCTCTCTTGCTAAACGTCCGTAAGACAATCAAATTTTCATGCATCTTCACCCATTTCATCCGAGATTCTAATCCAGAAAACTCAATATATGCTTCATCCAATACCACCAAAATTGGGAGCTTAAGGATCCTCAAGAGATCTTCATCGTTGATTATGCTGTCATGAAATAGGAGAATGCCAAATGAAAAGAGTCAGAATAGAAAGTAGAGGGTCGCAACATAGTTGCAAACAGTTTCAAGATATATAATACTATAAAATTTAACAAATGAACAAGGATACCCAATGATATGATATGAAGGTTATACATGGGCGGCTATTGAAGAAGGTTAATAAGGAGAATGTATATGGTTGTTAAATATCCAAGCCCTTTCACAGTTCATTATTAATGTAACTGGAGGTTAATGGGAGTTAAAACTTTACATACATGAACCTCCTAACCTCTGAATTGTGGGGTTAAAAAgtgtatataaaattataagaaGTTTTACACCCATTAGACTCCATTTCATCTTAAAACGTCCTTATACATGACATTACTTTCTATTGCATTCCAtttcataagaaaaaaaaatctgagTATCACCTTTTCTTTTGAACAATAAAAAATCTGAAGTATCACTTGGCTCcatgaataaataggaaatATTATTCCACTGTGGCAGGAAATAACTGATGTCGCTATCTCAAAAAGAATGCACTTGTATGGAATTATTTTTAGGTTCATTATGACCCTAAATCTTCCTAAGCATAAACAACTTAGTCAACAAATGTCtatatgaaatatattttgCAATGACAGTGCCCGAGATCTTTAGAGATTTGGCAAAACAAATTAATCTAGTAGTGCATAAAGGaaacagaatgtaaaagaactTGTACTCACAGGTAAATCTTTTGATACTTGATAAACCAATTATCAAATAGAAGGGGATACATCAGACTTAGACGTATTGTGCTTGGAAAAACGCATGAAAtggataataaaaaaagaaatggaaaTCACCTCCCATCAGGGTTGTTTGGTGATGTTAAGAATATGCATTTGGGCTTCTCTTCTAGAACAGCATCAATGATGCCCTCAACATTCAAGCTAAAGTCTGGCTTCCTGAGAACTACAACAATGATGAAATGTAATCTCATAACTATTAGAAAGAAGTGAAAAGCACATTCCAGACTCTATGTTGCTAATATAAAGGAGAAATCTTGTAACCCATCAGTAAAGATGCTGAAGAAATTAGATTATTCTTACAAAAGGACGGTTGAAACATATTATTGAGTTATTTTTGTTAGGAATAAATGcgattacgataaacgaaaaataagcaaacacacaagaattgttaacccagttcgccactcaatatgaatgactacgtctgggggcactaccaagccaggatatttcactataatgaaAGAGATgttgggcccatcgcttcagttgggcctatatatattagtctccaaAAGCCcaacaattttacctttaataaCTTGTGCTCCATTAACTGCAGCATCAAATTGATACATAGTGAAGGTTGGAGGACAGTCTATGATCTTGTCACCAGGATCCAGTGTGCATCTGCCAAAGGCATGAATGACACATGACACAATGAACTGTCAGAATACTGCTATTGATTATAGTTAGGTGGGTACTTCAATCTACAATACAAGGTTTCACATATTTACCGCATAATTAGATCAATGAGCTCATCTGCACCGCATCCCACGAGAATGTAATCAGATTCAAGGCCAGAATCTTTAGCAAGGGCCTCACGTAATCGACGGCTTTCAGGATCAGGATAAATGTAAGGGAATTTCAAAGAACCTAAAGCTTCCATTACCTAAAAACAATATGAAATCATAAGTGGGGGAAAAAAAGAAACTCATGACAGCCATTAAATCAACTGGTCTTTAGAGTTTAACTATTTTAATTTCTAAGGAACAGGACATAAACTTAGTGCTATTTTCAAAACTAATTGAAACTGAATGATTAACTTCTCATAAAATTGTACGATGTCAAACATGCCTCGGGAGGCGGACCATAAGGGTTTTCATTTGCATCTAACTTAACAATATCctcaggcttccttccaagttTAGCTGACAAAACCTGTATTCAAGAATGTCAATAATTATAATGAATAGTGGATTAGTAATTAAAATTACTGTAAATCATTCTATAATAACCATTCAGTATGTAGCTGATCAAATTCATGTCTATTGAACTTCACCGTTgcccaaaaaaaataaagaaaaaaatttgaagTTAAAGTTCTCACATGTAAAACCACTTGAATTCAAGGATCGAATGAGTACTGATCGACAATATTAGACTAAGGTGGCATTTGATAGAACTTAAAATTAAGTgctaaaaaaataagtactgaattttaagtgctgaatattataaatgcTGAAAGTATGTAAAACCACTTGAATTCAAGGATCTAAAAAGTACTGATCGACAATGTTAGACTAAGGTGGCatttgataaaacttaaaattaagtgctaaaaaaataagtactgaattttaagtgctgaatattataaatgcTGAAAGTAGTAAATGATAtaaatgtttgataaatactaaaaataagtactgaatttaaaaatattagttaataatgttcaacttaaaattttaagttaaatcttTTAACTTACAAGAACAAGTGATTATGtgacttaactgaaatatttaaGTTGTGTTATCAAACAATCTTAAACTCAATAAGCACTTAACATattaattttaagtgctgaaactGGTTATCAAACAGGGCCTAAGATCAATTACAAGCTCAAAGTTCATACCAGAGCTTTTAACCAGCATAATGCTAATTATTGGATTAAATTCCATTTCTACAAATGCTTATAAGATAAAGTTTATCACAAAACCAATCAAACACATCATACAGCCTGATCTAGCAGAAGCGAACATAAGTTTTCAAATGGATAAAACAATTCAAACCATTAAACATTACAGATAATCATTAGACTAATGTCAAAAACATCAAAAAGTTGCAAAGAAGTACACCATTGACAATTAACATAATGTATAAAGCAGGAACTCACACAATAAAAATGAACATTATAAAAATGCAAACAGTTAATGGCCCAATTGTCAAATGTATGATCATTTCAACACATGGTAACAGAATATGACCCGAACATTTGAGTTGAATTAAGAGATATCATGCATGAGGAGAAAAACAAATTGAAACAATATAATAACTGCAAGAGATTACCCATTTAACTATTCACAAACTGCAACAAAGATTCAATAACTAGAAAGTAAAACGTTAATGAAAacaataaatttcaaaaaaaaacctGAATCAGAATATAACCTCAAAGGGCAAAATTGGTTGATAAGGGGACAATTTCCTCAAATGGGAACGTATAAACGAGTCGCCAGTCAAATTCAGCTGACCTTCATTGACATGTTCCACAGGCAAAGTAGAAGACATGGAAATGACTCTTCTTTGATTATTTACTTGGAAAGTGTTAATGGGGCTATGAAATTGGGGAGGATTGCTTCTGGATTTGATAAAGCAGAAAGAGGCAGTGTTGTCAATGGAAATCACACCCATTAATATCTGCAAATAAAGAAGTGCAAAATAATCAAAAGCAACAAAGTTCAATCTCAGGCAGACAGAAAGCAGCAATAGTGAAACCTATAAAAGAATACCAAATTAAAGGGCAGACATTGGAAATGGCAGAAAGAATATGATAGACAGGAGTAGAGAGTGAGAAGCTTAGTGGGTACcttcagtggcggaaccagagTCTTAGATGATCAGGAGCTTAAATATTGAACAAAAAAATTTTTTGATGAAGTAAAGAAAAACACCAAAATATTCAATTAAGCTTTTAAGCAAATGTTaccaacaacaaaaaaaaaaccaacagtAGCTTCCTTCAATTAAGCTTTTATGCTTAAACAAAACAACAAACCAAACCAACAGtacaacacatatatatataaaatttcaaAGTCAGATGGTGTTGATATCAATTTTATATCTATGTAATAACTTACCAGCTCATTAAGTAAGGATTGAAGATAATTGATCTATTTGATATGATAATTCTGTATCTTTTGCTAGGAAACAGAAAAATGAGAACTACCGATTTAGTTTGCATTGTGGATGGTACCTGTTATATGTCGAAGTTGATTCCGTTTTAGTTGAAGAAGAGAGAAGGTTGCGGTCGGTGGCGGAAGGAGCAGCGCCGGCGGTGGAGACTGACCGGACGGCAGAGTGGCTGGCCGACTCTCTTTCTCTGCGATTTCCCCAATTCGCAGCAATTAGGGATTAGATTAGGAGGAGAACAGGGCTGCAGGTGTGCGTGTAGAAGGTTGTTCAGTTTTCATTTAATGAAACGACGCTGTTTTGATCATTAagtaaaacgacgtcgttttgatttaaagaataagaatcaaaattacaaaatagacCCTCATTccccttcatcttctccaaacAGCAGCTGCAATGGGGGCTAGCCACTAGGTTTTCTGGTTTTCAGAAcacaggtaaaaaaaatatattacttAAACTTTCCGGTGGCTGCCGGGACTCCAGCCCAGGCAAGCCCCCCCCTGATTCCGCCCCTGGGTACCTTGAAATGAGAACGAATGGAAAGGATCTTGTGGAGAATCGAGAAATGTGTGTTgaaattgtaataaaaaaaaaagggagaaCCCTAAGATTGTTGGACTTTGATCCggaattttgaattttctgTATATATTGTCAGCAATTGGATTTAACaaagttttgtttttttttttgtctatcaAACGTATCCACAGTTTTCACTTCATTTCAGAATCTCCGTTATATTATACTCTATCAAAAGTtgtgcaataataaataaagagataaggtgcaaaaatacccttaacgttgtcAACCAGTAGCAATATTGCTCTTAACGTTAAAAATAGTACAACTAAAGACCTAACGTTATCAAATTGGTCCAATTTTAGACATTACTAACAGTTTCATTAACACTGTTAAAAGTTTTGTTCCCCTAAAGTTTAAATCGTGTATGTCTCtacaatttttaatatgtttgagaaacatcagatttttttttttttttatgtttcaagTCGATTACTTAGTCGGATATTACTTCAGATGATAATAGTGAATTAGATGAGGAATTAGAAGAGGCAGATAATCCAAATGAAGCTAGAGCAGAGGGAAGATATGGGAATGAGGATTCAAGAACTGTTCTCGAAATGGTTTATAGTTTACCAAAATGAAATAGTTTTGTTCCTTCTCCACTCAATGCTTTGTTCCTTATATAGCGTTGTTCCTCCTTCGGCCAAAAGCCGGttagaacaaaaagaaaaaaaagaagcagCCGCATAAAAAGAAGAGGATAAACTAGAAAAGATGAAATGAGAAAAGAATTTAAGTGCATTAATCATTAATGAGAAATAACAGTAATCAAGATACAGAGAGGATTATGAGGATGAATTATGATActgatttctataaaaaaaaaaaaatcatcagaTATAGCAGCCACATAGATTAGGGATGAGAACATTAACAACGTTAGTGAATTTGTTAGGGGTGTCCAAAATTGGACCAAATGACTAACCTTGGACTCTTAATTGTATCatttccaacgttaggggtaatatTGTTCTTGATtgacaatgttaggggtattattgcaccttatcccataaataaataattattccatctcttttttaataataatacttatttaATTTCTTAATGATAATGAAATATATTAACGGAAAAAAATATTCCGAATATTAAGGGTTTGCGTATTAATCCTATTTTTCATATAAAtgtcatttatatatatttgatctTTTATATTTGGGTGTATAGCCAATAAAAAGGTTTCTCACTCTTTATCTAATGTACGTGTGTTGGGTTTTTTTACACCTCAACGATAAGTAAGGTGACACATAGATGAGAAAGAAATACTCTTTTTAATTATTCACATGATTTCAATCTGAATCAATATACTTTtattcaatacaaaagacaTTCTTCTCCCCCTTTTTCTTATTTCACGATCCAAATAAAAAGAACCCCTACAAACCAATAAGAGAAAATTATGGCGGATAATTATATATTGAATGAAATTTATTACGTTTGGATTTGGTGAAACAATTTTCAAGCTCGAATGGCATAAAAGGAAATCTTTTTGTTGTTGATAAAAACAAATCATCCAATCTGTATGTAACGTGTGTTGTTTCTCAAAACAAAGTAAGTGTCAATTGTTGCTATCtcgaaattaaattttttttcaaggatatatttgttttcttttgatGATAAAGAGTCTGTTGTATTGGTtgctttatttaattaataatgtgtttcttttattttaatcaatGAAATTTGATTGTCTTTTTTTCAAGGTTCATGTAGGTCTTGTTTTAAACTAAATTACATGTTAAATAAGTGGTGTTGATTCAAGGAATTCAATTCTATTACTTAGTTTGAAGAGATCCActttgtttcttttattatttggatgaagatacctgttattttttattattgaatCATTTTGATAAGTTTATATAGAACATTTTATTTGGCTAAAGATGGAGAGGTTGCAGTGATTAGTGAGGTTTTTAGTTGGCTCAAAAATATGGCTTGGATAATTGTTTGGTTGAGACTGATGCAACAATTGTAGTTGAGCATCTTAGATAAGCTCTTTTTCGGTCAGCATATGGGTTTATTTTAGAGAACTACAAATTTTTACTTTCTTCCTTTAATGAAATTAGTGTCAAGTTTGTTAGTCTTTCTGTGAATTATGTGGTTCACGGACTAGCTAGATTTGTCTATTCTATGTCATAACTTATGGAATGATCAGGTGGACCACCAGATTTTATTTGTCCTGCTTTGTACTTTgatttacattaaaaaaaataaaaaaaaaattaaagaattatataAGTATATTTATGTcatatattcttttttattacttGAATTCAGTGGTATGTGAATAAAATACATGTTAAatgatttaatttattttcttcttaatgATTGCCTTTGTGCTTCGTAGCAACTAATAAATGAAAAATAGTGAAATCAACGACTTACCTAAAGAATTTATCATgtttaaatgaaataaaatgtttaagtTTGTCTATATGTCTATGtatacttatatttattttcattGTCCATTTTTCAGAATGATAAATACCTACATTTGTTTAAGTGGTGTTCACTCTAGGAAGTTTATGGTTGGTATTAATCAAAATATTTAGTATGTGGGTGGGAAAACAAATGTTCTTAACTCACATTTGGATGTTGATTTATTGTCATTTCCAAATATACGATCATATCCAAAGGACATAATATATGAGAGGGTAAATGTCGTTTATTATCAACCAATTGATAACCAGTTTGTATTGCTACATCATGATGTTGGGGTGATGATGTATGTTAAGGATTTTAAGGATGGAGATATATTTGGTGTGTATGTAGATCATTCAAATCCATTGTTCCATGAAAATGCTTGTGATGTGGAAGAAGTTATCAATCAATTATGGGTTAGGGATTTGAACgaattgttgaaacacttttccacatgattttaatttgacaaaattatttaaattaatcccatgattaagacaattaaatttaagtgctttgatttaattgtattaatgtttttgcaatgttgagtatattaactaatgagaacaggaactaagtgttcaataaaaaagaaaagacaaaacgaagtcagcatgagcaaagatgcacagcagaagctgagtaaaatgtAACTCGGTCTTGTTAAaagaaagtcttcttcagaataacgcttgaaggcgaagccgactGTAGACACTAGAGTCGTAgccctgtgatgaaaaccttttaAAGATGATTGGAAATATGATCAGAAATGGATCACGGAAAAATCCCTCGTTAGAAAGTCAAAGTCAACCATCTTTCATCCAAAACCAAAGTTTTCAGAGAACCAATTTGAATTTTAGGATATCTTAGTGAGTCATGTCCCCCGAGAGTGTCATAACGCACTTTTCCGGACTCAATTCGGAGGTCTAACGAAGAATCTGTGACTAGTTGAAGTTTTTAGGTGAAATTCGGGATAAAATGGACAATAACCTTAGTTCGGTTCATTTTTAGCCTTAGCCCATTAGACACAAAAATGTCTGTCTCATCAAAACGAGTCCAACGGAACAAGAATCGTCAAAATCGGAGATCGATAAGATCATTTTTCATATAAAACAAATGTTAGGAcggattaccgacggaaatgcCGTCGGTAATCCGTTGGTGCGGCTGGGCTCTTGCTGCTGGCCGCTGGGCCGCGCGCAGGGCCCAGCTCGCCCCCTTGCTCATTTTTGGGGTTTTTTCACAAACCTAATGCCCAAAATTCCCTTTTAACCCCTGCCTCATTTAATTAATCTCAAAATTGATCCGAAACCCTAATTCTAGGCTATAAATAGCAGCCTTTACACAGTTTTAAGGAGGAGAAAAGAGAGGACGAAAATAGGACGAAAATACACTGATAGATAGCCGAAATTCTACCAAATCACTCCGAATAAATTCTAGTTTTTTGCGTTCATCATCCGGTTCCattatttgtgatttttccaATCATCCCACAACCTAAGTAAAGGTTTCTAAGGGACAAATCTTgtctattattttatatttggtACTCTGAAATATAGATTGTTCTCCTCCTTtctgattttatttttcattgttgATTTTCATTGTTGATTTTTATTGTCAATAGGctatcaaatatattttatgtatatatttgatccctaaattgatttaatttaaccCTAAAGCAATGATTTACCagttaaatcatttgttttgagctttttttctttatttcaattaatctgttttttatacttttatttttgaatctgatattaataatattacaagTTAATATTATTGATCTAATTAATTCTTTTTGTTCATAACAATGATTTGGGATAAACGAATCAATTCGAGATAAATTTTATCTCACGATCGTTCAGACACCAATAGTTATAATAAAActttcttttctatttctttGATTCCTAtcctaataattttttatttattcgtTTTAGTCCCTAATTTAGAACTTCTTGTTTTATTCGTTCTAAtccctaatttagaacttttcgTTTTATTCACTCTAGtccctaatttagaacttttactTTTATTCATTCTAGTCCCTATTTTgaaactttatattttattcacttaggtccttaatttaaagttttccACTTTCTTTCAATTGAGTCCCTAAATAAACTTTTTAAGTTTTTTCAGTTTAGTGCTTTGTCCATTTTTACACAATAACTAATAGTGCAACTATATTATTTGCTTCTAACCTTTTATTTTGGTGGATATGAGTATGTGAGGATATTGTTTTGGAGCGGATTGAAGACCCGGGAATGCCCGgatgtaattgtatttaattttgcACCTATATCATTGCTTTTGggattgtaatattttgttgtttgttttcttttgtataCAACTATGCAATATGACACGAAAAGATGATTTTTTCATACAAATCATATTCAAAACgaatttaaaaagcttaaaagagttattaataggctgattgtatttagaaatgctaagtaggaggccggtggtttcACCGGGCGATTTTGGGGGTGCTTAATATTTCCTTCCGAGGAGATATTAACCTTCCCCAAGCGTACCTAACTTCCCGAACCCACTTGCTTCccgtaaggaatctcagtaacattctcggacctaaaatccgggtggcgactctttctccgacaccggccctgccgagctagTCGTCTTCTCTAGTGGACCTCGAGTCCAAACAGCACCGTAGTAGTCATGGCGGACCTCCCATGGGTGAAAGCCGCGAGGTAGGCTTCATCTACAGTGGCGACTCTGTTGGGGATGCAGAGAAGTTGATTCCGAAAAGCATTTTCTTCTGTACACTTGGAACTATTCTTATTCTCTTTTAAGATCGCATAGCATTTGCATAAAGAAAACCCTTTTGGGCAATTCTCACGAAAGTGCTCCAAGATCCATTCGATACTTGGAGATTGCCTAGTGTCAATGCCCCCTTGTAAAAAGTTTTGGACTATTCTAACTCCATTCGAAAGGAATAGTTTGATCTTTTTGCAATGGTCCCCATGTCTCAACCAAACCTCATGTAATGGCTTTAGTTACTTCCCCTAGGATAAAGCATGACCCtaataatgattttgattttccattgtattttggccttttgtttgtcttttgctATAGCCTATGACATACCTGAAGTTTCATACCTCTTTCATAGAGATTTTACCTCTTTGTTGAAACCCGAAAGAAGGAGCAAAATTCTAAGTAGTCTCTTTAACCATGACTTATACTAGACCCAAAAATTTCATGTTTTCCAAAAAGAGATTTTACCTCTTTCGTCAATAAGGGAAAAATGAAATCTAAGGTCGGTACAAACCATGATTCAAACAGACACTTTGACATCTTTTGTTCAAGTCATGTCATATTAGAATTGAAATTTCGGTTTGTTATAATCTATGTCAAAAGAATAGGGTTTCGTGTCTTTTAATATAGTGTGTACTACACCCGAAGTCTCCATTTACTCAAAAGAGCTTTTTACCTCTTTCAAATCAAAATGGTGGTGGAGATCAAGGTTGGTACAACCTATAGTAAACGAAACGAACATGTCATTTAAAGTTAGTACGTGTCATACTTGAAACGAGAGAAAACCCCAATAGAGATTTCAACTCTATCTTAAGGGTACTTTTGAAATAAGTCTGACATAACCCATTTTAAAAGACATCGACTTGTCTAGGACTACCTTTGCTATATCCAAGTTTTGGAAATCACCCTAAGGAGACTTAAAACTCCAAATGTTAAAACGGGTGAATTCTACAGACTAGATTGGTatagtttgtcctaaacaagaCCCTAACCGATAAGATAGCCCACATCGTATCCCATGGTCCCACGTGACCTAAAAAACTGATACGGTCTATCCTAAAGGCGAACTAAAGGCCAACCTTGTATGATGATTGATTTACATCGCTTTGAGAGTTATGCATGTCGTCGGTTTCGTGCATCCCTCGTTGATGCAAAACGAACCAAAGccaaaaatcctaggaaaggACCTAAACCACTACGTGTATGGGAGGAATAAGGTTGGAAGGAATAATGTTGTGATATGTGTTACGTGTGTTATGACTAACTGTTTGTTCATTTTGTTTTCTGTTTCTTTCtttctataaaaataaaaataaaaacgcacacaccacgaatcatgcattaAGTCATGCATCATGTGTATATCTAATACTTTGTGGTTGCAGCCATCATAGATTCTCGTTGGGTTCGTGAAGGCTCTCGCTTAGTCCGATCAACCACGTCAGTTTATCATTCAGACTCAGAAAACTCTATCAATCAGATGGCTGATCCCACAATAGAGGAAAGAATGAAACAGATGGAAGATCGGTTCAACACCCTAGGGGCACAGATTGAGGCCCTTGCTGCTCTGGTTGTGAAAAATAACACGGGTCCCCAACGTGATGGACCTGAGATCGAAGATGAGGAAGACATGGATGATTACTTGATCAATAGGAATGCGGCTGCAAGGGATAAAGCCCTAAAAGAAGAAATATTGAATGAGGTTCGAAACCTGAACGGAGATGGTTCAACTCACGATGAGGTCTTCAATCTGAGAGGTCGTTTGGCCCAAGGTGGTCTACCAAATAAATTCAAGctacctgaaacaagacggtcgaagcgattgattccgggagttttgaaaaaatatataaagaataataagctgaggaaaattaacggcacggcgcgggcacacaacggcatcccgcacacggacgacgatggtcgaacgcccgcttgacggctcgagacatGCGCGCGGCGTCcatcggacgcaccgcgagtggcacgctctcgacgcccgagcaatgcctgggaccgctggcggtgcgcgccctcgtgggccgttgagcacacgtgcctggcagcgcgaggcgcgcgttcggcggccgcgacgtgcgagcgtctagctgcgcggaacgcgcgctcgacggccacggagtgcacgcgtccgacggcgcggggcacgccccgagggtcaccgggcgggcacccaaccacgtcgggcgaacgcccaacgcgtcgggccgacgcccgacgagggttgggcgcgggcgcccaacctcgcgttgggcgctcgcccaacgccgttgggcgatcgcccaacgaaagtgggcggtagcccaacactaggttgggcggccgcccaaccacaatgggcgacgcccaattttttttgggcgtcgcccattgttccgggatccgtttccctatataagggcacggatcccaaggtgaaaaaaGAGGGATTTTAGAagaggaaaactttctcactctaaacatttttagagagagagtgtggatttttttgagaaaaatattttttttctcaaaaattcc of the Euphorbia lathyris chromosome 7, ddEupLath1.1, whole genome shotgun sequence genome contains:
- the LOC136235827 gene encoding histidinol-phosphate aminotransferase, chloroplastic-like encodes the protein MGVISIDNTASFCFIKSRSNPPQFHSPINTFQVNNQRRVISMSSTLPVEHVNEGQLNLTGDSFIRSHLRKLSPYQPILPFEVLSAKLGRKPEDIVKLDANENPYGPPPEVMEALGSLKFPYIYPDPESRRLREALAKDSGLESDYILVGCGADELIDLIMRCTLDPGDKIIDCPPTFTMYQFDAAVNGAQVIKVLRKPDFSLNVEGIIDAVLEEKPKCIFLTSPNNPDGSIINDEDLLRILKLPILVVLDEAYIEFSGLESRMKWVKMHENLIVLRTFSKRAGLAGLRVGYGAFPSSIIQYLWRAKQPYNVSVAAEVSACAALQNPIYLEKVKDALVQERNRLYKLLKEMPFLNPFPSYANFILCEVKSGMDAKNLKDNLADKGVMVRHYNSKELKGYIRVSVGKPEQTDALMQCLNSIS